In the Silurus meridionalis isolate SWU-2019-XX chromosome 6, ASM1480568v1, whole genome shotgun sequence genome, one interval contains:
- the mrc1b gene encoding macrophage mannose receptor 1b: MKAKRMKITTVIVLLLQISHFFAHADGFFLIYNAHKNRCLTDNLQWLDMCNPFSQKQQFLWTSEDRIFNVAQKKCLGIGSKKEGNKLQWYICNAKHDLQKWQCRNNSQFSVKNESLYLSLQGETYSLTLSKNQNDKSQWTIHGTTDNICSQPYQELYSLRGNGFGRPCNFPFSYKNKWYAACTREDSPHPWCAIESIYENNQLWGYCPTRQIDEFWTKNPLTGSYYQINKDSALTWYQARQSCQQQGGDLMSFTEAHEQALISGLIQGNGPALWTGLNSLDTSSGWHWVNGKPLRYLNWLSGQPSTLLGHSCGAINQESDSKWSTDVCSVKHGYICQKDLSTTTIPPVVHTGSCPRPWIPYLGHCYYLNRNKKTWLEARDACRRDGGDLLSILNVEEQSFAISQLGYLKTDELWIGLNDLKTAMLFEWSDHSNVLFVSWEKNEPSHNADNKQDCVLIRGEEGKWADEICKNKYGFICKKDANSRPSTNDTVVTSPGCKPGWTRYGYYCYFIGTETKTFEEAKQTCGKTDSNLVDITNKVENAFLVSLVGMRPEKHFWIGLSNIKNQHTFAWTNNQKVLYTHFNAGMPGRKQGCVGFTTGTFAGLWDVLSCANKEKYICKRMAEDFVTTLAPTTIAPPNCSDEWVPVRDRDICITLFKMEDNQKKTWSEALSFCRELGGDLLSIHSDSDLYQLQNIFTRGAWIGYSIQDPSVGYVWSDGSSTTFENWQDDEPNNYNNMENCAEITFWWWSKRSEWNDVHCEDRKDWFCQIQRGVTPKEVEITTKTYNKTDDGWIIFNGNQYYISEHRYVSMQEARWFCKQRHGDLVVINDEEERIFLWHQGKYSNYYIGLKVDLDKSFTWMDGSPVVFEAWEKNQPALLNNEERCVQTTSSQGLWETVNCGEQHNFFCKRSGSVEVNSTAAPTESPRGGCAPDWVKFQTKCYKIGHELKTWTEARSFCRNLGGDLTSITSSLQQAFLILTTGEKTEDLWIGFSNLANKGFRWTDGSTVGYTAWAKGQPSREEYLWRMGEEENTCIAMGNTQKMEMGKWITKDCNKTSGFICSRALDHFIEPSPTKIPTTFMKLGNDSYMILQKNLTWNEAKHQCELEGAHLASIRDYLAQAYIELQTSKLGQPLWIGLNSQETDGYFLWMDNWQLNMERWAHNEPKSNQPCVYVDVDGQWKTAYCNETSYSICKKSPDIAPAPPVQYPGVCPEINEIAPKMAWVPFRGHCYAFVIMSTSWSKASQICITRGATLVSIEDTKEANFIENYITFLGNGYEKFSIGLFKTYADHWLWLDKSVVDYTNWGEPSEYESYEHDCAFISTQTKQWEKQHCLYTHSPFICKTPKVAKPTTPLEIHPTDKPVTHRNLAGVFVIVVIAVLFILAGLAYMYHRRTNICLAAPSYENPMYYNTEAPLHDNKTLVDNMENNE; the protein is encoded by the exons ATGAAAGCCAAGAGGATGAAAATAACTACTGTTATTGTACTGCTGCTTCAGATATCTCATTTTTTTGCTCATGCAG atggattttttttgatCTACAATGCACATAAGAATAGATGCCTGACAGACAACCTGCAATGGTTAGACATGTGTAACCCTTTTAGCCAAAAACAGCAGTTTCTCTGGACGTCTGAGGACCGAATTTTTAATGTTGCACAGAAAAAATGCCTTGGCATTGGGAGCAAAAAGGAGGGTAATAAACTGCAGTGGTACATCTGTAATGCTAAACATGACCTCCAAAAATGGCAATGCAGGAACAATTCTCAGTTCAGTGTGAAGAACGAGTCATTGTACTTGTCCCTTCAAGGAGAAACTTATTCTCTGACACTGTCCAAAAATCAGAATGACAAGAGCCAGTGGACAATCCATGGAACAACAGACAACATTTGCTCTCAACCATATCAAG AATTATATTCACTCAGAGGAAATGGTTTTGGTCGTCCATGCAATTTTCCATTCAGctacaaaaataaatggtaTGCAGCCTGCACGAGAGAGGACTCTCCACATCCGTGGTGTGCAATCGAAAgtatttatgaaaataatcaGCTCTGGGGTTATTGCCCAACACGTCAAATAG ATGAATTCTGGACCAAGAACCCTCTGACAGGCAGCTATTACCAGATAAACAAAGATTCTGCACTTACCTGGTATCAGGCCAGGCAAAGCTGTCAGCAGCAGGGGGGAGACCTGATGAGCTTCACTGAGGCCCATGAGCAAGCCCTCATTTCAG gttTGATTCAGGGGAATGGCCCAGCATTGTGGACAGGTTTAAACAGTTTAGACACATCAAGTGGATGGCACTGGGTCAACGGAAAACCATTACGTTATTTGAACTGGCTCAGTG GGCAGCCATCAACTCTACTGGGTCATAGCTGTGGGGCGATAAATCAGGAATCTGATTCCAAATGGTCCACTGATGTTTGTTCAGTGAAACATGGGTATATCTGCCAAAAAGACCTCTCCACTACAACTATTCCACCAG TGGTGCACACAGGATCTTGCCCCAGACCATGGATTCCTTACTTAGGTCACTGCTACTATCTTAAtcgcaacaaaaaaacatggttGGAGGCAAGAGATGCCTGTCGGCGCGATGGTGGAGATCTTCTGAGCATTCTCAATGTAGAGGAGCAAAGCTTTGCCATTTCACAACTTGGATACT TAAAAACGGATGAGTTGTGGATTGGCTTAAATGACCTCAAGACTGCGATGTTATTTGAGTGGAGCGACCACTCCAATGTCCTATTCGTCTCATGGGAGAAGAATGAACCAAGCCACAATGCTGACAACAAACAGGACTGTGTTTTGATAAGAGGAGAG gagGGCAAGTGGGCTGATGAAATCTGTAAAAACAAGTATGGATTCATCTGTAAGAAAGATGCTAATTCAAGGCCATCCACAAATGACACAGTTGTCACAAGTCCTGGCTGCAAGCCT gGTTGGACCAGGTATGGGTACTACTGCTACTTCATAGGAACAGAGACTAAAACCTTTGAGGAGGCCAAACAGACATGTGGGAAAACTGATTCTAATTTGGTTGACATCACAAACAa AGTTGAAAATGCTTTTCTGGTCAGCCTGGTAGGGATGCGACCAGAGAAGCACTTCTGGATTGGGCTATCTAACATCAAGAATCAGCACACTTTTGCGTGGACTAACAATCAAAaagttttatacacacattttaatgcTGGAATGCCAg GGCGGAAACAAGGCTGTGTCGGCTTTACCACAGGAACATTTGCTGGATTATGGGATGTGCTGAGTTGtgctaataaagaaaaatatatctgTAAACGAATGGCTGAAGATTTTGTCACTACCTTGGCCCCCACAACTATCGCTCCTCCCAATTGCAGCGATGAATGGGTTCCAGTTAGGGACAGAGACATCTGTATAACG CTATTTAAAATGGAAGACAACCAAAAAAAGACCTGGTCTGAAGCACTCAGCTTCTGCCGGGAACTTGGGGGTGATCTGCTGAGTATCCACAGTGATTCTGATTTGTACCAGCTTCAAAATATCTT TACCCGTGGAGCATGGATTGGATACAGCATTCAGGATCCCTCTGTTGGCTATGTATGGAGCGATGGATCCTCT acaacttttgaGAACTGGCAAGACGATGAACCCAACAATTACAACAATATGGAAAACTGTGCTGAAATTACTTTTTGGTGGTGGTCAAAAAGATCAGAATGGAATGATGTACACTGTGAAGACAGAAAAGACTGGTTTTGTCAGATTCAAAGag GCGTTACACCGAAAGAAGTGGAAATCACAACTAAAA CCTATAATAAAACAGATGACGGCTGGATAATATTCAATGGTAATCAGTATTATATCAGTGAACACAGATATGTCTCCATGCAAGAAGCACGCTGGTTCTGTAAGCAAAGACATGGCGATCTTGTGGTCATCAATGATGAGGAAGAAAGAATATTTCTGTGGCATCAG ggaAAATATAGCAATTATTATATTGGCTTGAAAGTTGATCTGGATAAATCGTTCAC GTGGATGGACGGGTCTCCAGTTGTATTTGAGGCATGGGAAAAAAACCAGCCAGCTCTTTTGAACAATGAGGAGCGCTGTGTACAGACAACTTCTTCTCAAG GGCTCTGGGAGACTGTAAATTGTGGTGAACAGCACAATTTTTTCTGTAAACGAAGTGGCTCTGTCGAAGTCAATTCCACTGCTGCTCCAACCGAAAGCCCCAGAGGGGGCTGTGCTCCTGACTGGGTGAAATTTCAGACAAAG TGTTACAAAATAGGCCATGAGCTAAAAACATGGACTGAAGCCAGGTCATTCTGTAGAAATCTTGGAGGGGATCTCACGTCGATAACAAGCAGCCTTCAGCAAG CCTTTTTAATTTTAACGACTGGTGAGAAAACTGAAGATTTATGGATTGGCTTCAGTAACTTGGCAAACAAAGGATTTAGATGGACAGATGGGAGCACTGTTGGATATACAGCCTGGGCTAAAGGTCAACCATCAAGAGAAGAATATTTA tggcGAATGGGAGAAGag gaaaacacTTGTATTGCAATGGGAAATACGCAAAAAATGGAAATGGGCAAGTGGATAACAAAAGACTGTAATAAAACCAGTGGATTTATTTGCAGTCGAGCTCTTG ATCACTTTATTGAACCAAGCCCGACAAAGATACCCACAACATTTATGAAGCTTGGAAATGATTCTTACATGATTTTGCAAAAGAACTTGACCTGGAATGAAGCCAAGCACCAGTGTGAGTTAGAGGGTGCACATCTGGCAAGCATTCGGGACTATCTTGCTCAGGCATACATTGAGCTGCAGACCTCAAAACTTGGACAGCCCTTATGGATTGGCCTTAACAGCCAGGAG ACAGATGGATACTTTTTGTGGATGGATAACTGGCAGCTAAATATGGAGAGGTGGGCCCACAATGAACCAAAAAGCAACCAACCATGTGTttatgtggatgtggatggcCAATGGAAAACTGCTTACTGCAATGAAACATCCTACAGCATTTGTAAGAAATCACCAG acaTTGCTCCGGCTCCACCAGTGCAGTACCCTGGTGTGTGCCCcgaaataaatgaaattgcaCCAAAGATGGCATGGGTGCCTTTTAGAGGCCACTGCTATGCATTTGTGATTATGAGCACATCATGGAGTAAAGCCTCTCAAATTTGTATAACAAGAG gtGCCACTCTTGTCAGCATTGAAGATACAAAAGAGGCCAATTTTATAGAGAATTACATCACTTTTCTTGGAAATGGTTATGAAAAGTTCTCAATAGGCCTTTTTAAGACATATGCAG